From Trichoplusia ni isolate ovarian cell line Hi5 chromosome 8, tn1, whole genome shotgun sequence, one genomic window encodes:
- the LOC113496630 gene encoding non-structural maintenance of chromosomes element 1 homolog gives MTPYGNAHRFFLRTVASQGVISVEDAQKLLDNCNSDEEITVKDVVKAVNDEIKPYQQEIKIATDEFTNDEVVVFLSLGYDDATKSQNVFSATELEYFRILLEQIMTTESRQVSGIHAMNLVSKMKSSFTKSDAEKLLGTWCRMRYLDKDQDNYALGVRAIHEFEGYLHQNMPDSIEECCLCKRIVFRGYNCPGCPMAIHTRCLRRYLEKVNKWPCCKIDFFENQLESMTERSSRLAQSETQQLDTSNRSDDATELDPTQNTELTQDVEMSQDVIPEISQRVTRKRKRT, from the exons atgACGCCGTACGGTAATGCGCATAGATTTTTTCTGAGAACGGTAGCCAGTCAAGGCGTAATATCAGTCGAAGACGCTCAAAAACTTTTAGATAATTGTAATA GTGACGAGGAGATAACAGTAAAAGACGTTGTTAAAGCCGTAAACGATGAAATAAAACCATACCAACAGGAGATTAAAATAGCAACAGATGAGTTTACAAATGATGAAGTAGTAGTGTTCCTATCTCTCGGTTACGACGATGCTACAAAATCACAAAATGTGTTCTCCGCCACTGAACTTGAGTATTTCAGAATACTGTTAGAACAGATAATGACTACAGAATCTAGACAGGTCTCTGGTATTCATGCTATGAATTTAGTTAGTAAAATGAAATCATCTTTTACTAAAAGTGATGCTGAA AAATTGCTCGGAACTTGGTGCAGAATGAGATATTTGGATAAAGATCAGGACAACTACGCTCTTGGTGTACGAGCAATCCATGAATTTGAAGGATACCTCCACCAGAATATGCCCGACTCCATTGAAGAATGCTGCCTTTGCAAGCGGATTGTGTTTAGA GGATACAATTGTCCTGGATGTCCTATGGCCATTCACACAAGATGTCTGAGGCGGTATTTAGAGAAAGTTAATAAGTGGCCATGTTGTAAAATAGATTTCTTCGAAAATCAGTTGGAGAGTATGACTGAGAGAAG ttccaGATTGGCTCAGTCCGAGACACAGCAGTTAGATACTTCAAATCGTTCAGATGATGCTACAGAACTTGATCCAACTCAGAATACTGAACTCACTCAAGACGTAGAAATGTCTCAAGATGTTATACCAGAAATCTCACAGAGAGTGACTAGAAAACGAAAACGAACTTAG